Proteins from a genomic interval of uncultured Methanocorpusculum sp.:
- a CDS encoding RtcB family protein, translating to MNDQIKQVTTNEWEIPMDFVPGMRVPGRFFLSKNLAETLEDGALTQLANVATLPGILKYSLGMPDIHWGYGFPIGGVGAFDAETGIISPGGVGFDINCGVRMITTPLTVSDISDMKELVEDLFNAVPTGVGSKSPIRLSQKDLSSMLEDGAKNAVEMGYGMEGDIPRCEENGAMEGAKPEHVSKKARQRGIPQCGTLGSGNHFLEVQVVDDVVDNETAKTFGVYKGQICVMIHCGSRGLGHQVCTDHLQVLESAAKKYGIDLPDRQLACAPLSSPEGEAYFGAMAASANYAWANRQIITHIVRELFVKKFQIAYDEMPLVYDVAHNVAKWEEHKVDGVRRNVCVHRKGATRAFGPCRAEVPHEFRTSGQPVIIPGSMGTPSYILAGTDGAMEKTFGSTCHGSGRVKSRSSAKKSQTGEEVAKALLQQGIIVRAPNQAAIAEEAPDVYKPSSEVVQTVHDAGISRIVARMRPLGVIKG from the coding sequence ATGAACGACCAGATCAAACAGGTTACTACGAATGAATGGGAGATCCCCATGGATTTTGTTCCCGGGATGCGTGTTCCCGGACGGTTTTTCCTCTCGAAAAATCTTGCAGAAACGCTTGAAGACGGAGCCCTCACTCAGCTTGCCAATGTGGCGACGCTTCCGGGAATTCTCAAGTATTCCCTTGGGATGCCCGACATTCACTGGGGATACGGTTTTCCAATTGGCGGTGTCGGGGCATTCGACGCCGAAACCGGGATCATCTCGCCGGGAGGCGTAGGGTTCGATATCAACTGCGGGGTTCGAATGATCACAACCCCGCTTACCGTCTCCGATATTTCCGATATGAAAGAACTGGTCGAGGATCTTTTCAACGCCGTCCCTACAGGCGTTGGTTCGAAGAGCCCGATCCGGTTATCGCAGAAGGATCTCTCCAGTATGCTCGAAGACGGCGCAAAGAACGCTGTTGAAATGGGATACGGCATGGAGGGCGATATTCCCCGATGCGAGGAAAACGGAGCAATGGAGGGGGCAAAGCCGGAGCATGTCAGCAAAAAAGCCAGACAGCGGGGCATTCCCCAGTGCGGAACGCTTGGTTCCGGCAATCATTTTCTGGAGGTTCAGGTTGTTGATGACGTGGTCGATAACGAAACGGCGAAAACGTTCGGCGTATATAAAGGACAGATCTGCGTGATGATCCACTGCGGATCCAGAGGTCTTGGGCATCAGGTCTGCACGGACCATCTGCAGGTTCTCGAATCGGCAGCGAAAAAATACGGCATCGATCTTCCGGACCGTCAGCTTGCCTGTGCTCCGCTTTCCTCTCCCGAAGGGGAAGCATATTTCGGTGCAATGGCGGCTTCTGCAAATTATGCATGGGCCAACCGTCAGATCATCACCCACATCGTCAGAGAACTTTTCGTGAAAAAATTCCAGATCGCTTACGATGAGATGCCGCTCGTCTATGATGTCGCTCATAACGTGGCGAAATGGGAAGAGCACAAGGTCGACGGAGTCCGGCGCAATGTCTGCGTCCACCGGAAAGGAGCGACCCGGGCATTTGGTCCGTGCAGAGCGGAAGTCCCTCACGAGTTCCGTACCAGTGGTCAGCCGGTCATTATTCCAGGAAGTATGGGGACACCATCCTACATTCTGGCGGGAACGGACGGTGCCATGGAGAAAACATTTGGGAGTACCTGCCATGGTTCCGGCAGAGTGAAAAGCCGTTCTTCGGCGAAAAAGAGTCAGACCGGCGAAGAGGTCGCGAAAGCTCTTCTTCAACAGGGCATCATCGTTCGAGCCCCGAATCAGGCGGCGATCGCCGAAGAAGCGCCGGATGTGTATAAACCCAGCAGCGAAGTCGTTCAGACCGTACACGATGCCGGGATCTCGCGGATCGTTGCCAGAATGAGACCTCTTGGGGTGATCAAAGGATGA
- a CDS encoding DUF2551 domain-containing protein has product MLSPSDLRKEIERRLRSYLSRDKSGIRKALLRLLIRAKSMTVPQIHEALSTKFDVTYHSVASMVGIVASKLGILSTHKMKDGALGVYELKAQYADLVEQVVAST; this is encoded by the coding sequence ATGCTTTCACCTTCAGATCTGCGAAAGGAGATTGAGAGACGACTTCGCAGTTATCTATCTCGTGACAAGTCAGGAATCAGAAAGGCGCTTTTACGTCTGCTCATTCGGGCAAAGTCCATGACCGTTCCCCAGATTCACGAAGCGCTTTCGACAAAGTTTGACGTGACCTATCATTCCGTGGCATCGATGGTTGGTATTGTTGCATCGAAATTAGGCATCCTGTCAACCCACAAGATGAAAGACGGTGCACTTGGAGTCTACGAACTTAAGGCACAGTATGCCGATTTAGTCGAACAGGTAGTTGCATCCACCTGA
- a CDS encoding archease has protein sequence MVFEELEHTADIRMRISAPDLSSLFSESGFALAKILYGVYPLEPSTDSFPIHAEGKDREELIVNFLSELLFLTETEYLVPQKFTLSVGDSVSGTVEGVLFDREKHAGGTGVKGISYSGLSLTRTKTGYELIIIFDI, from the coding sequence ATGGTTTTTGAGGAACTCGAGCACACTGCCGATATCCGTATGCGGATATCCGCCCCCGATCTCTCTTCTCTGTTTTCAGAGAGCGGGTTTGCTCTGGCAAAAATTCTGTACGGAGTGTATCCTCTAGAACCCTCTACGGATTCATTTCCCATTCATGCAGAAGGAAAAGACCGCGAAGAACTGATCGTGAATTTCCTTTCGGAACTTCTCTTTCTGACGGAAACCGAGTATCTCGTCCCCCAGAAATTTACCCTTTCTGTTGGAGACTCTGTTTCCGGTACGGTTGAGGGAGTTCTCTTCGACAGAGAAAAACATGCCGGCGGCACCGGGGTAAAAGGCATCTCCTACTCCGGTTTATCGCTCACCAGAACAAAAACCGGATATGAACTGATAATAATTTTTGATATCTAA
- a CDS encoding S26 family signal peptidase, with protein MSLSIPKLPESKDPKVNFIRDILIVFIIVAAIGCALFAVSGTWPALVAVESESMVPNLNVNDLVFVVDENRYGGFMTMVEAQEAGVISFGGYGDMIVYQPNGVTGVTPIIHRAITWINESVAEEAGFTGDAAHAGYITKGDNNDLIDQDAIFSAYGRMQPVKEEWIVGKALFAIPLIGFIPMHLFESALIVVLIIVIIELVSRKLKKNKETKTKGKKK; from the coding sequence ATGTCACTTTCCATTCCAAAATTACCCGAATCGAAAGATCCGAAAGTAAATTTTATCAGGGATATCCTGATCGTTTTTATCATTGTTGCAGCTATCGGCTGTGCTTTATTTGCAGTATCAGGAACATGGCCTGCCTTGGTCGCCGTCGAATCGGAAAGCATGGTCCCGAATCTGAACGTCAACGACCTTGTGTTTGTTGTTGATGAGAACAGATACGGCGGGTTCATGACGATGGTCGAGGCACAAGAAGCAGGGGTGATTTCGTTTGGAGGATACGGGGACATGATCGTCTATCAGCCGAACGGGGTAACCGGCGTGACGCCAATCATCCATCGGGCGATAACATGGATCAACGAATCCGTCGCCGAAGAAGCGGGATTTACCGGCGATGCAGCCCATGCAGGATATATTACTAAAGGCGACAACAATGACCTTATCGATCAGGATGCGATATTTTCGGCTTACGGGAGGATGCAGCCGGTCAAAGAGGAGTGGATTGTTGGAAAAGCATTGTTTGCGATCCCTCTAATCGGTTTTATACCGATGCATCTGTTTGAGTCTGCCCTGATTGTGGTACTCATCATCGTTATCATTGAACTCGTCAGCAGAAAGCTGAAGAAGAACAAAGAGACCAAAACGAAAGGAAAGAAAAAATGA
- a CDS encoding undecaprenyl diphosphate synthase family protein has protein sequence MIYRLYEYLISRDLTTFPKEICFMLSDEDVLFDAGKIEAVYTWTKEFPEIKKIIFHISTDDPRRIEGLLGLEELGKKTTVRVSTPEHDTIIGTGIPEILIALGKTGREEITDAIIKIAKEGVEPNEITEDMIEKHLIFHVNPDFVIKTGGNHLTDFLIWQSVYSELFFTDINWGGFRKVDYLRALRDYQSRSRRYGT, from the coding sequence ATGATATACCGCCTCTATGAGTACCTGATTTCCCGCGACCTCACCACATTTCCAAAAGAGATATGTTTCATGCTGAGCGATGAGGATGTACTTTTCGATGCGGGGAAAATAGAGGCGGTCTATACCTGGACAAAAGAGTTTCCCGAAATCAAAAAGATCATTTTCCACATCAGTACGGATGATCCACGGCGAATCGAGGGACTGCTTGGACTCGAAGAACTTGGGAAGAAAACGACCGTACGGGTAAGTACGCCGGAACATGATACGATAATCGGGACCGGAATTCCAGAGATCCTGATCGCTCTTGGCAAAACCGGAAGGGAAGAGATCACCGACGCGATCATCAAAATCGCAAAAGAAGGTGTCGAGCCTAATGAAATCACGGAAGATATGATAGAGAAACATCTCATATTTCACGTGAACCCGGATTTTGTGATAAAAACCGGAGGGAATCACCTCACCGACTTTTTGATCTGGCAGTCGGTGTATTCGGAACTTTTTTTTACCGACATCAACTGGGGCGGCTTTCGAAAAGTGGATTATCTAAGGGCGCTTCGCGATTATCAGTCCCGGAGCCGGCGATACGGGACCTGA